One genomic segment of Bradyrhizobium diazoefficiens includes these proteins:
- a CDS encoding hydantoinase/oxoprolinase family protein, translating into MLRIGVDIGGTFTDFAIWKDEGDGYRQIDGEKIPTSRPRFAESVIEGITRITKRHELGPKDPLLVVHGTTVGTNAVIELSEQPVALITTQGYRDILSIARLRLDKPVDLFNRRTTPLVSRALVFEVNERLRADGSVYTPIDEQSVVSALTKARDGGVKAVGVCLLHGYRNPVHEAQILKIARERFTELDVMASHEIWPQQSEYERSMLTLLNMYVKRLMASYIGEVDGFLRDRLPNARLLVTKSNGGVMSAEEACRLPVHTLLSGPAAGVTAARTLAEWTQNPRVMTMDMGGTSTDVALVQVGRPTLTAQAEVGDFPLLLPVTAIEAMGAGGGSIAWLDGKVPKVGPRSAGSKPGPACYGIGGTEPTITDAYLLCNYLSPRGLLGGKLQLSREKAEKAMSTIANASGSDAITAAESCIAIATSNMLAKVLPFLARAGVGPSDLTLMIFGGAGGIHGPLLAEELGIKRILVPRLSSVFCAFGGLAADLVHDGVRTVTGAGSNEAALLRVYDELAQSGREWVKKQTAGGKVEKVDELYLAEMRYAAQSFTIPVNVTDAVRNGAGLEGFTEAFHAEHKALFGFSSPGTPIAFNELMVRTFGRQAKPHAQGGADKQEKEVAPSSRRELRLQGRWWPDCPIFNRSELVAGWSDVGPAVIEHELSTVLVPAGFRAAISPLGDITMTKED; encoded by the coding sequence ATGCTGAGAATCGGAGTGGACATCGGTGGCACCTTCACCGATTTCGCGATCTGGAAAGACGAAGGCGACGGCTATCGACAAATCGATGGCGAGAAGATCCCAACGTCCCGCCCGCGCTTTGCGGAGTCGGTGATCGAGGGGATTACACGCATCACGAAGCGCCACGAACTAGGCCCCAAAGATCCGCTGCTAGTGGTGCACGGCACGACGGTCGGCACCAATGCCGTTATCGAGCTTTCGGAGCAGCCCGTTGCGTTGATCACGACCCAGGGCTACCGGGACATCCTGAGCATTGCACGCTTGCGCTTGGACAAGCCGGTGGATCTCTTCAATAGGCGGACCACGCCGCTCGTTTCCCGCGCGCTGGTGTTCGAGGTCAACGAGCGTCTGCGGGCGGACGGCAGTGTCTATACTCCGATCGATGAGCAATCCGTGGTCAGCGCGCTGACGAAGGCGCGCGACGGTGGCGTGAAAGCGGTCGGGGTGTGCTTGCTGCATGGCTATCGCAACCCAGTGCATGAGGCTCAGATCCTGAAGATCGCACGCGAACGGTTCACGGAGCTCGACGTAATGGCCTCGCACGAAATCTGGCCACAGCAATCGGAATACGAGCGCTCCATGCTGACGCTACTGAACATGTACGTGAAGCGCTTGATGGCCAGCTACATTGGCGAGGTCGACGGCTTCCTGCGCGACAGGCTGCCCAATGCCAGACTGCTCGTGACGAAATCGAACGGCGGCGTCATGTCGGCCGAGGAGGCTTGTCGCCTTCCGGTTCATACCCTGCTGTCTGGTCCGGCGGCGGGCGTCACGGCCGCGCGTACTCTCGCCGAATGGACTCAGAATCCGCGCGTCATGACGATGGACATGGGCGGTACGTCGACCGACGTCGCCCTAGTGCAGGTCGGCCGTCCGACGCTCACCGCTCAGGCCGAGGTCGGCGACTTTCCGTTGTTGCTGCCTGTGACGGCGATCGAGGCCATGGGGGCGGGCGGCGGCTCGATCGCCTGGTTGGACGGCAAGGTACCGAAAGTGGGCCCCCGCAGCGCCGGGTCAAAACCAGGGCCCGCGTGCTACGGTATCGGTGGTACCGAGCCTACCATCACCGACGCATACCTCCTTTGCAACTATCTCTCGCCGCGCGGACTGCTGGGCGGGAAGCTTCAGCTGTCGCGGGAAAAGGCGGAAAAGGCGATGTCCACCATCGCGAACGCGAGCGGCAGCGATGCGATCACGGCAGCAGAAAGCTGCATTGCGATCGCCACGAGCAACATGCTGGCCAAGGTCCTGCCGTTCCTGGCGCGCGCAGGGGTCGGCCCCTCGGACCTGACGCTGATGATCTTCGGCGGTGCCGGCGGTATTCACGGCCCGCTGCTGGCCGAAGAACTGGGCATCAAGCGCATCCTCGTTCCGCGCCTGTCCTCGGTATTCTGCGCCTTCGGCGGCCTGGCGGCGGATCTCGTGCACGACGGGGTGCGTACGGTGACCGGCGCCGGCTCCAACGAAGCAGCACTGCTGCGCGTCTACGACGAACTGGCCCAATCCGGACGCGAGTGGGTCAAGAAACAGACCGCTGGTGGGAAGGTCGAGAAAGTCGATGAGCTATATCTCGCCGAGATGCGCTATGCGGCGCAGTCCTTCACCATCCCCGTCAACGTGACAGATGCCGTTCGTAACGGCGCCGGCCTGGAGGGGTTCACCGAAGCCTTCCATGCCGAGCACAAGGCCCTGTTCGGATTCTCAAGCCCCGGCACGCCGATCGCATTCAACGAACTCATGGTTCGCACGTTCGGGCGGCAGGCCAAGCCCCATGCTCAGGGCGGGGCGGACAAGCAGGAGAAGGAGGTAGCACCGAGCTCGAGGCGCGAGTTGCGCCTGCAGGGACGGTGGTGGCCGGACTGTCCGATCTTCAACCGCAGCGAACTCGTCGCGGGATGGTCGGACGTCGGGCCAGCGGTCATCGAACATGAATTGTCGACCGTGCTCGTGCCGGCGGGCTTCCGCGCTGCGATCAGCCCCCTGGGTGATATCACGATGACGAAGGAGGACTGA
- a CDS encoding NAD(P)/FAD-dependent oxidoreductase, giving the protein MKSVTLSSTRSGLNALLPPRAPLTRLPQCKRFHSIVVGAGYTGLGAARRLAELLPDEEIFVLEASEVGEGASGRNSGFLGLNPSQPEANANGTARDDALRKIRIQTAGLDLLRSLVTRHGIDCDWDEMAPRICGAATAGGERSARGARESLQSWGLRCMELSGEDLKEIIGTDYYRYGYQPLKHALVQPAALVRGLAESLPANVTLLERNAVEAIEGASPFVVKTSRGDFEADKVFVANNANARELGLLNDRLFAVYTYGALTPELDDDELQRLGTTRAWGVHPPTAIGTTMRKMLRRFLIRSGYSYENESSDLAKVRASLEQLYRNRFPGMRSYDLEHVWGGAICMTYNRQFYFGEPRRGLFAAVGCGGGGVVRGSIHGKLLAEMACGSQSELLSDRLALSGPSWIPPEPFRRIGAATSMAWGRWRAGREC; this is encoded by the coding sequence ATGAAGTCAGTGACCCTCAGCTCGACGCGAAGCGGCCTCAATGCGCTGCTGCCACCGCGCGCGCCGCTCACCCGGCTGCCACAGTGCAAGCGCTTCCACTCGATCGTCGTTGGCGCCGGGTATACCGGGCTGGGTGCGGCCAGGCGGCTGGCCGAACTCCTGCCCGACGAGGAGATCTTCGTCCTCGAGGCGTCGGAAGTCGGTGAGGGGGCGTCGGGACGCAACTCGGGGTTCCTAGGCCTCAACCCCAGCCAGCCTGAAGCGAACGCGAACGGAACTGCGCGCGATGATGCACTGCGGAAGATCCGGATCCAGACCGCGGGTCTCGACTTGCTGCGGTCGCTCGTTACCCGGCACGGGATCGACTGCGACTGGGACGAAATGGCACCGCGCATCTGCGGGGCCGCCACCGCCGGAGGGGAGCGGTCCGCGCGCGGGGCGCGCGAGTCGCTGCAGAGCTGGGGCCTGCGGTGCATGGAGCTCTCCGGCGAGGATCTGAAGGAAATCATCGGCACCGACTACTACCGGTACGGCTACCAGCCTCTGAAGCATGCGCTCGTGCAGCCCGCGGCACTAGTGCGCGGCTTGGCCGAGTCGCTGCCCGCAAACGTCACCCTGCTGGAGCGCAATGCAGTCGAAGCGATCGAGGGGGCGAGTCCGTTCGTTGTGAAGACTTCGCGTGGCGACTTCGAGGCGGACAAGGTGTTCGTGGCGAACAACGCCAACGCGCGGGAGCTGGGGCTCCTGAACGATCGCCTTTTCGCGGTCTATACCTATGGTGCGCTCACCCCGGAGCTGGACGATGACGAACTGCAGCGCCTGGGCACAACGCGTGCTTGGGGCGTCCATCCGCCAACCGCAATAGGCACGACCATGCGGAAAATGCTGCGGCGCTTCCTTATTCGCAGCGGCTACTCCTATGAAAACGAGAGCAGCGATCTCGCCAAGGTGCGGGCCAGTCTCGAGCAACTCTATCGCAATCGATTTCCCGGCATGCGCTCCTATGACCTAGAGCATGTTTGGGGTGGTGCGATATGCATGACCTACAACCGACAGTTTTATTTTGGCGAGCCCAGGAGGGGCCTTTTCGCCGCCGTGGGCTGCGGCGGCGGCGGTGTGGTGCGCGGCAGCATTCACGGGAAGTTGCTGGCCGAGATGGCCTGCGGCTCGCAATCGGAACTGCTGAGCGACCGACTTGCGCTCAGTGGCCCCAGCTGGATTCCCCCCGAGCCGTTCCGCAGGATCGGCGCGGCTACTAGTATGGCTTGGGGACGCTGGCGCGCGGGTCGGGAATGCTAG
- a CDS encoding transposase — translation MNRPPKGSTFTSASTTTPPHKIPAVERRLNAHSRFHLHFTPTSASWLNMIERFFAEITRKRIRHGPFS, via the coding sequence ATCAACAGACCGCCGAAGGGCTCGACCTTCACCTCAGCGTCGACAACTACGCCACCCCATAAGATTCCGGCCGTAGAGCGCCGGCTCAACGCCCATTCGCGCTTTCACCTGCACTTCACACCGACATCGGCGTCCTGGCTCAACATGATCGAGCGCTTTTTTGCCGAGATCACCCGAAAGCGTATCCGACACGGACCCTTCAGTTGA
- a CDS encoding M14 family metallopeptidase, giving the protein MTQSHPTSDATRVDLDDTVKIAPSVFAANYEDARRKFLEAAPKAKSYPCSAKGPTGEALFTDVAYIGDPDARKLLVLISSTHGPEGYCGSASQVLFLKSNLPQTLPPSTAVLVIHAVNCYGFAWDRRVTAEGVDLNRNFVDFTKPLPKDVGYRELADHFVPRDLSEKAVKRAEEAIAAFEAKHGAHARRLALANGQYTNPTGMFYGGTGPTEARLTQEAIVRDFNVAGRDKVVIIDYHTGLGPYGYGELQCEESSGLAGLKRAQRIFGPSATSPVVGTSASMPINGTQDEFWLRLMGDRHTYVCLEYGTYPSAVGVLRDDHWLFAYRRDEADAELGRRIRKATKDYFYPQRLDWMEMIVWRSHQVHRQAIEALRH; this is encoded by the coding sequence ATGACCCAGTCTCATCCCACTTCAGACGCCACGCGTGTCGATCTCGACGACACCGTGAAGATCGCCCCCTCTGTTTTCGCCGCGAACTATGAGGACGCCAGACGAAAATTCCTCGAAGCAGCGCCGAAGGCGAAATCGTATCCCTGCAGCGCCAAGGGTCCGACCGGTGAGGCACTGTTCACCGATGTTGCCTACATCGGTGATCCCGACGCCAGGAAACTGCTGGTTCTCATTTCGTCGACGCATGGCCCTGAAGGTTATTGTGGGTCCGCATCGCAGGTCCTGTTCTTGAAGTCCAACCTGCCGCAAACGCTTCCCCCCTCCACAGCTGTCCTCGTCATCCATGCGGTGAACTGCTACGGCTTCGCCTGGGACCGCCGGGTTACCGCGGAAGGTGTCGACCTCAATCGCAACTTCGTCGACTTCACCAAGCCGCTGCCAAAGGATGTCGGCTACCGCGAGCTGGCCGATCATTTCGTGCCCCGTGACCTATCGGAGAAAGCCGTGAAGCGCGCCGAAGAGGCCATTGCCGCATTTGAGGCGAAGCACGGTGCTCACGCCCGGAGGCTTGCGCTTGCGAATGGGCAGTACACCAATCCCACTGGCATGTTTTACGGGGGGACCGGCCCCACCGAGGCTCGCCTCACCCAAGAGGCCATTGTGCGGGATTTCAACGTGGCGGGTCGAGACAAAGTCGTCATCATCGACTATCACACCGGCCTTGGTCCTTACGGATACGGCGAGCTGCAATGCGAGGAAAGCTCGGGTCTGGCTGGCCTCAAACGGGCGCAGAGGATCTTCGGCCCTTCGGCGACGTCGCCCGTCGTCGGAACCTCGGCTTCGATGCCCATCAACGGCACGCAGGATGAATTCTGGTTGCGCCTAATGGGCGACCGTCACACCTACGTCTGCCTCGAGTACGGCACCTACCCAAGCGCGGTCGGCGTGCTGCGCGACGACCATTGGTTGTTCGCCTACCGCCGGGACGAGGCCGACGCGGAACTGGGCCGACGCATCCGCAAGGCGACGAAGGACTATTTTTATCCACAGCGGCTGGACTGGATGGAGATGATCGTCTGGCGGTCCCACCAAGTCCATCGCCAGGCCATCGAAGCCCTGAGGCACTGA
- a CDS encoding methylaspartate ammonia-lyase: MKLSPTIRDVILAPGNGSFFYDDQAAIRAGAAHDGFRYLGAPLTSGFTTIRMPSRSLSIGLVLADDVIVWGDMMNVQYSGAGGRDPLFQVETIDAITRSVVIPRLLGVDVSDFLGACDGVFAYHEEKRLPLAIEYGASQALLRAAAHLAKTTLAEVICSEFSLPLPDRPVPIYAQCGDSREINVDKMILKSVDILPHGLINSREKFGASGETFREFVKWVAKRTQEIGEPGYHPILHFDVYGWIGLEIGMDAEKIADFIARLADEVPGYRLHIECPVNFGSTEAQLDGYARIVALLDGRGTEARIVVDEECNTLEDIGLFAKAKAAHLIQIKMPDVGSIADTAKAVLVCKENGVGAYIGGSCTETDLSARAAVNIAVATQAEMMLAKPGMGVDEGISIVGNEQSRLLSILRYRRSQSNIRNVMQHWHEKGP, from the coding sequence ATGAAACTCTCCCCCACGATCAGAGATGTCATTCTGGCTCCCGGGAACGGAAGCTTCTTCTATGACGATCAAGCTGCAATACGGGCCGGTGCTGCTCATGATGGTTTTCGCTATCTGGGGGCTCCCCTGACGTCTGGTTTCACGACCATTCGTATGCCGTCGCGTTCGCTCAGCATCGGTCTCGTGTTGGCGGACGATGTCATCGTCTGGGGCGACATGATGAACGTGCAATATTCAGGCGCAGGCGGTCGTGATCCATTATTTCAAGTCGAGACAATCGATGCAATCACCAGATCTGTTGTAATCCCGCGGCTTCTGGGTGTCGATGTGTCTGACTTCCTCGGTGCTTGTGATGGTGTCTTCGCATACCATGAGGAAAAGCGGCTACCGCTCGCGATCGAATATGGCGCGAGCCAAGCCTTGCTTCGCGCTGCGGCGCATCTTGCCAAGACCACACTTGCCGAGGTGATCTGCTCGGAATTTTCCTTACCCTTGCCGGATAGACCGGTTCCGATCTACGCTCAGTGTGGCGATTCAAGAGAAATCAACGTGGACAAGATGATCCTCAAGTCTGTGGATATTCTTCCACATGGTTTGATCAATTCGCGCGAAAAGTTCGGCGCTTCCGGCGAAACCTTCCGTGAGTTTGTCAAGTGGGTTGCCAAACGCACGCAGGAAATCGGAGAACCGGGATATCATCCCATCCTCCACTTCGATGTTTACGGTTGGATTGGTCTTGAGATCGGCATGGATGCTGAAAAAATAGCGGATTTCATCGCGCGGCTTGCGGATGAGGTCCCCGGTTACCGGCTTCATATCGAATGCCCGGTAAACTTTGGGTCAACTGAAGCTCAGCTAGACGGGTACGCCAGGATCGTCGCGCTCCTAGACGGGCGTGGTACAGAAGCCCGGATCGTGGTCGACGAGGAATGCAATACCCTCGAGGATATAGGGCTCTTCGCCAAAGCAAAGGCGGCTCATCTAATTCAGATCAAAATGCCTGATGTTGGTTCGATCGCCGACACTGCCAAGGCTGTGCTAGTATGCAAGGAGAATGGGGTCGGTGCATATATTGGCGGAAGCTGCACCGAAACAGACTTGTCGGCGAGGGCCGCGGTCAATATCGCCGTCGCTACGCAGGCCGAAATGATGCTTGCAAAACCTGGGATGGGAGTCGATGAGGGCATTTCCATCGTAGGGAATGAGCAGAGCAGGTTGCTTTCCATTCTCAGGTACCGACGATCTCAAAGCAACATTCGGAATGTTATGCAGCATTGGCATGAGAAAGGCCCTTGA
- a CDS encoding NAD-dependent succinate-semialdehyde dehydrogenase, producing the protein MFDSMNYKLFIDGTWRPGGSGTDLALVNPATEQEFGRVAVASAPDLDDALRSAQMALLRWCNTPAKERGALLVRAARILRGNIDAAAAALSREQGKTLAEARGEYARAVETLEWNGTHAEELSAPFPIDANRMIVPEAIGVVGAFTPWNYPAVLNARKLAAPIAAGCPVILKGAEETPSPGVYIVAALEEAGIPPGVVNLVFGDPPMISEHLLGSPVVRVLSFTGSTPVGKQLAKIAATNLQRCVLELGGHSPVVVFEDTDISKAVSAIAEYKFECAGQSCNAPSRILVARPIYEEFLARLVQWARKIKVGMPDDPETDMGPMANARRIEAMARLTKDAVDRGARIETGGKRIDRLGFYWAPTILSNVNTESDVLREEPFGPILTVAPFNTIEEAIEEANATEYGLASYVFSDSPDIQKRMIRGLSAGAISVNHLKGVSADAPNAGIKQSGYGYEGGAEGMRIFQNLKLVNGANAVAVEMRSPIA; encoded by the coding sequence ATGTTTGACAGCATGAACTACAAACTCTTTATCGATGGAACGTGGCGCCCAGGCGGTAGCGGCACCGATCTGGCCCTTGTCAATCCAGCTACCGAGCAGGAATTCGGCCGCGTAGCCGTTGCGTCGGCGCCGGATCTCGATGATGCTTTGAGGTCTGCGCAAATGGCGTTGCTGCGCTGGTGCAATACACCGGCCAAGGAGCGCGGTGCGCTACTCGTTCGCGCCGCCCGAATTCTAAGAGGAAATATTGACGCCGCAGCAGCCGCGCTTTCCAGAGAGCAGGGCAAGACTTTGGCCGAAGCGAGGGGCGAGTACGCGCGTGCGGTCGAAACGCTGGAGTGGAATGGTACTCACGCAGAGGAGTTATCCGCACCATTTCCTATCGATGCGAATAGGATGATCGTACCGGAAGCGATTGGCGTAGTCGGCGCATTCACGCCCTGGAACTACCCAGCCGTCCTCAACGCACGGAAACTTGCCGCCCCAATCGCAGCCGGTTGCCCTGTAATCCTGAAAGGGGCAGAAGAAACTCCAAGCCCAGGGGTCTATATTGTCGCGGCGTTAGAGGAGGCAGGGATTCCGCCTGGCGTTGTGAATCTAGTTTTTGGCGATCCGCCGATGATTTCCGAACACCTACTCGGTTCTCCGGTTGTCCGGGTTCTGTCCTTCACCGGCTCAACCCCGGTTGGCAAGCAGCTTGCGAAGATCGCAGCGACCAATCTCCAGCGCTGCGTTCTAGAGCTCGGCGGCCACTCCCCTGTCGTTGTCTTTGAAGACACAGACATCTCGAAGGCGGTTTCTGCGATCGCCGAATACAAGTTTGAGTGCGCAGGTCAGAGCTGCAACGCTCCCAGCCGCATTTTAGTCGCGCGGCCGATTTATGAGGAGTTTCTGGCAAGACTGGTCCAGTGGGCAAGAAAGATCAAAGTTGGCATGCCCGACGATCCGGAGACGGACATGGGACCAATGGCGAACGCAAGACGCATTGAGGCGATGGCGCGCCTGACGAAGGATGCGGTGGATCGCGGAGCAAGAATCGAAACCGGTGGTAAACGGATTGATCGCCTGGGCTTTTACTGGGCGCCAACAATTCTGAGCAACGTCAACACCGAATCAGACGTGCTTCGCGAGGAGCCGTTCGGGCCGATCCTTACGGTCGCCCCCTTCAATACGATTGAAGAAGCAATTGAGGAGGCGAACGCGACTGAATACGGGCTGGCATCTTATGTCTTCAGCGACTCGCCTGACATTCAGAAGCGAATGATTCGCGGCCTTTCGGCAGGTGCGATCAGCGTCAATCATCTCAAAGGCGTCTCTGCGGATGCACCAAACGCCGGCATTAAGCAGAGCGGTTACGGTTATGAAGGTGGAGCCGAAGGAATGAGGATCTTCCAAAACCTGAAGCTCGTTAACGGAGCCAATGCTGTGGCTGTCGAAATGCGCAGCCCAATCGCCTGA
- a CDS encoding aspartate aminotransferase family protein, whose translation MTINIKEISEKDKNSVLHPFTQLKDFATGKLGEPTIVETGKGIRIQDARGNQLIDGFAGMYCVNVGYGRTEVAEAISRQAYRLAYYHCYAAHTTDELAILSDRLVRMAPGKMSKVFYGMSGSDANETQAKLVWYYNNLRGKPNKKKIISRERGYHGCSVLSGSMTGMSFYHDQMDLPLPQIVHTGVPHHYWGANPEETEREFSARRGVELDQLIERLGSDNVGAFIAEPVLGTGGITPPPEGYWEAIQAVLKKHDILLIADEVITGFGRTGSMFGSQHYGIEPDLITVAKGLTSGYFPLSAAIIGYKVYKVLEDGADRVGAFSHGYTYSGHPVGAATANAVLDIVEQENLPGNAREVGAYFQAQLKEKFAQLPIVGEVRGVGLMGAIEFVGGRDKKRRFDPSLKVGARVSKAARDRGLIARPMPHGDILGFAPPLVTTKADIDDIVSIAESAVRSVMDELLRSGEKI comes from the coding sequence ATGACAATCAATATCAAAGAAATTAGCGAAAAGGATAAAAACAGCGTTCTGCATCCCTTCACGCAGCTCAAGGATTTTGCGACCGGCAAGCTTGGTGAGCCGACGATCGTCGAAACTGGTAAGGGCATCCGAATTCAGGACGCGCGCGGCAATCAGCTGATCGACGGCTTCGCCGGCATGTACTGCGTCAACGTTGGTTATGGGCGAACCGAAGTCGCTGAAGCAATCTCGCGCCAGGCCTACCGTCTCGCGTACTACCACTGCTATGCGGCGCACACGACGGACGAGCTCGCGATCCTCTCCGATCGTCTCGTCAGGATGGCGCCAGGAAAGATGAGCAAAGTGTTCTACGGCATGTCGGGTTCCGATGCCAATGAGACACAGGCAAAGCTCGTCTGGTACTATAACAACCTTCGAGGTAAGCCGAACAAAAAGAAGATCATCTCGCGCGAGCGTGGTTATCACGGCTGCAGCGTCCTTTCCGGCTCGATGACCGGGATGAGCTTCTACCACGACCAGATGGATCTTCCGCTGCCGCAAATTGTGCATACCGGTGTTCCGCATCATTACTGGGGCGCCAACCCCGAGGAGACCGAACGCGAATTCTCCGCCCGGCGCGGGGTTGAGCTCGATCAGCTCATCGAACGTCTCGGATCGGACAACGTGGGCGCGTTTATCGCTGAACCAGTGCTCGGCACAGGTGGGATCACGCCGCCTCCGGAGGGTTACTGGGAAGCTATCCAGGCCGTTCTCAAGAAGCACGATATTCTGCTGATCGCTGACGAAGTAATCACCGGCTTCGGCCGCACCGGTTCAATGTTCGGTTCGCAACATTATGGAATCGAGCCCGACCTTATCACGGTCGCCAAGGGTCTGACGTCCGGTTACTTTCCGCTTTCCGCTGCGATCATCGGGTACAAGGTCTACAAGGTTTTGGAGGACGGTGCTGACCGGGTTGGCGCATTTTCGCACGGCTACACTTATTCGGGTCATCCGGTCGGCGCGGCTACGGCAAATGCCGTGCTCGACATTGTGGAGCAAGAGAATCTTCCCGGAAACGCCCGCGAGGTTGGCGCCTATTTCCAAGCCCAGCTCAAGGAGAAGTTCGCGCAGTTGCCGATCGTCGGTGAAGTGCGGGGGGTGGGCCTGATGGGCGCGATCGAGTTCGTCGGCGGCCGCGACAAAAAGAGGCGGTTCGATCCATCCCTCAAAGTCGGTGCTCGCGTCTCGAAGGCGGCTCGCGACCGCGGCTTGATCGCCCGCCCCATGCCGCATGGCGACATTCTCGGCTTCGCTCCGCCCCTCGTGACCACCAAGGCTGACATCGATGATATCGTTTCGATCGCTGAAAGTGCGGTCCGCTCTGTCATGGACGAGCTCCTTCGCAGCGGCGAGAAGATCTGA
- a CDS encoding Lrp/AsnC family transcriptional regulator codes for MPYDRTDARILEIVQKNNRLTSEVIGEMAGLSATACQRRLKRMRSEGIIEADVSIVSPKAVGRSIQMLVLVSLERERSDIIDRFKKAIKSSAEVVNGFYVTGDADFALYITARSMEDYEQFTRRFFYENSNIKGFKTMVIVDRVKAGFAIPIEAPSDD; via the coding sequence ATGCCATATGATCGAACAGACGCCCGCATCCTCGAGATCGTGCAAAAGAACAACCGTCTAACGTCCGAGGTGATCGGCGAAATGGCGGGGCTTTCTGCTACGGCGTGTCAACGACGCCTGAAGCGGATGCGCTCGGAAGGCATCATCGAGGCCGACGTCTCGATCGTTTCGCCGAAGGCGGTGGGAAGATCTATTCAGATGCTTGTGTTGGTAAGCCTAGAGCGGGAACGTTCAGATATAATCGATAGGTTCAAGAAGGCCATCAAGTCATCAGCTGAAGTCGTCAATGGATTTTACGTCACCGGCGACGCTGACTTTGCCCTATACATTACCGCGCGCAGCATGGAAGATTATGAGCAATTCACCAGGCGGTTCTTCTATGAGAACTCGAACATCAAGGGCTTCAAGACAATGGTCATAGTAGATCGCGTAAAGGCGGGCTTTGCCATTCCAATCGAGGCTCCATCCGACGATTGA
- a CDS encoding MFS transporter, producing MTRQFEPRPSHADGITALLRYPAFRRIWLASLLTNLGILIQGVGAAWAMTQMTSFADQIALVQTALMLPVMLISMPAGAIADMYDRRILGLVALSIELCGATALRVGLAGPHYAESPAGVLFRRRRRYGTEALPAAVALNGVSYNIARSVGPAVGSIVVAAAGAVAAFALNALLYLPLMLALFLWKRTAVPSRLPPEKFNRAIVSGVRYIINSPSIKIVLARSMSLA from the coding sequence ATGACCCGTCAGTTCGAGCCCCGACCGTCGCACGCCGACGGCATCACCGCGCTGCTGCGCTATCCGGCCTTCCGCCGCATCTGGCTTGCGAGCTTGCTCACCAACCTCGGCATTCTCATCCAGGGCGTCGGCGCGGCCTGGGCGATGACGCAGATGACGTCGTTCGCGGACCAGATCGCGCTGGTGCAGACGGCGCTCATGCTGCCGGTTATGCTGATTTCGATGCCGGCCGGTGCTATTGCCGACATGTACGACCGCCGCATTTTAGGGCTCGTTGCGCTTTCGATTGAGCTTTGCGGCGCAACCGCGCTGCGTGTTGGACTGGCAGGGCCTCACTACGCCGAATCTCCTGCTGGCGTTCTGTTTCGCCGTCGGCGGCGGTATGGCACTGAAGCACTGCCTGCGGCCGTCGCGCTGAACGGCGTCAGCTACAATATCGCGCGCAGCGTGGGGCCGGCGGTCGGCAGCATTGTCGTTGCGGCGGCGGGCGCAGTGGCTGCCTTCGCGCTCAACGCGCTCCTCTATCTGCCGTTAATGCTTGCGCTTTTCCTTTGGAAACGCACAGCCGTACCCTCGCGTCTGCCTCCTGAAAAGTTCAACCGCGCCATCGTTTCGGGCGTGCGCTACATCATTAATTCGCCATCAATCAAGATCGTGCTGGCCCGCTCCATGTCACTGGCGTGA